From Zerene cesonia ecotype Mississippi chromosome 13, Zerene_cesonia_1.1, whole genome shotgun sequence, the proteins below share one genomic window:
- the LOC119831310 gene encoding sialidase-like: protein MFAKIVVIGAVIVAAQAGLLGHGRGGYAQPGVSPYAGVHGAPGYNLYSAPIGHSSALTAHATSFSQAGLHANLLGHGTPLAPAAPIGHNIDISRHPSAYISQLGHNVPLAHAISKVDRTDVFQASRIGHVRPFAHAQASPLAHAGLIGHASPLAHATSLNNVAAAHGHSAPLAPGHAGSFGSAVSHVDRTDIIQSAPVAHAVPVAHTGPLAHAGPLAHAGPLAHAGPVAHAGLLAHVGPSAHAGPLAHAGPLAHAGPLAHAGPLAHAGPFAHAGSLAHASPLAYAGPLAQASPLAHAGHLAQAAPLALASSLTHAGHVANVGHLAHSGPIAHAGPIAHPAALAHVGPSFHNVHSSLNPIAPLGHALGNLGNYGYASQYARAQDYFSYPKYEYTYSVEDPHTGDHKAQHESRDGDVVKGEYSLLQPDGSYRKVSYAADDHHGFNAVVHNSGPSHHVYSSQHHH from the exons ATGTTTGCTAAA attgtCGTGATAGGTGCTGTCATAGTCGCGGCGCAAGCTGGTCTTTTAGGACATGGACGTGGAGGTTATGCTCAACCTGGCGTCTCACCCTACGCTGGTGTGCATGGAGCACCTGGATATAATCTGTATAGTGCGCCAATTGGGCATTCAAGTGCCCTAACCGCACATGCTACATCTTTTTCACAAGCGGGCCTCCACGCCAATCTTCTCGGTCATGGTACACCTTTGGCTCCAGCTGCACCAATTGgacataatattgatattagcCGACACCCCTCTGCATACATTTCTCAATTGGGTCACAACGTACCTCTTGCTCACGCCATATCAAAAGTTGATAGAACAGATGTTTTCCAAGCTAGTCGTATTGGACATGTTCGACCCTTTGCTCATGCGCAAGCCAGTCCTCTAGCGCATGCAGGTCTAATAGGCCATGCTTCTCCCTTGGCACATGCAACTTCTTTGAATAACGTAGCTGCCGCTCACGGCCACTCGGCACCCCTTGCCCCAGGCCATGCTGGCTCTTTTGGTTCCGCTGTTTCACACGTGGATAGAACCGATATTATTCAAAGTGCTCCTGTTGCTCATGCTGTTCCCGTCGCTCACACTGGTCCTTTAGCTCATGCCGGACCCTTAGCCCACGCTGGACCTTTAGCCCACGCTGGTCCTGTAGCACATGCCGGACTCTTAGCCCACGTCGGACCTTCAGCCCACGCTGGTCCTTTAGCTCATGCCGGACCCTTAGCCCACGCTGGACCTTTAGCCCACGCTGGACCTTTAGCCCACGCTGGGCCTTTCGCTCATGCCGGATCCTTAGCCCACGCTAGTCCTTTAGCCTATGCTGGTCCTTTAGCCCAGGCTAGTCCTTTAGCCCACGCTGGTCATTTAGCCCAAGCTGCTCCTTTAGCCCTCGCTAGTTCTCTAACCCACGCTGGTCATGTAGCCAACGTTGGTCATTTAGCCCACTCTGGTCCTATAGCCCATGCTGGTCCCATAGCTCATCCTGCTGCTTTAGCCCACGTTGGTCCCTCGTTCCATAACGTTCACTCTTCATTAAATCCTATTGCTCCTCTGGGCCATGCTCTCGGAAACCTCGGAAATTATGGATACGCCAGTCAATACGCTAGAGCTCAAGATTACTTT TCATACCCGAAATACGAGTACACGTACTCCGTTGAAGATCCACACACTGGAGACCACAAGGCCCAGCATGAAAGCCGGGATGGTGATGTTGTCAAGGGAGAATACTCGCTGCTGCAACCTGATGGCTCGTACAGAAAAGTATCATACGCCGCTGATGACCACCATgg
- the LOC119831550 gene encoding cuticle protein 7-like yields MFSKIIAFGAFLAAAKAGLHGHAVSSQSIVHHGAGHYAPLAAAPLAYGHYAAPSHQYEGHDIYAHPKYDFAYSVADPHTGDHKSQHESRDGDAVHGSYSLVQPDGSVRSVHYTADDHHGFNAVVHNSAPSVHPYAAYPHHY; encoded by the exons ATGTTCAGCAAA ATCATTGCTTTCGGTGCATTCCTAGCCGCCGCTAAGGCCGGTCTCCATGGACACGCCGTGTCATCTCAAAGCATCGTGCATCACGGTGCGGGACATTACGCTCCTCTCGCTGCGGCCCCATTAGCTTACGGACATTACGCCGCCCCTTCCCACCAATATGAAGGACATGACATCTAC GCGCACCCGAAATACGACTTCGCGTACTCGGTGGCGGACCCGCACACGGGCGACCACAAGTCACAGCACGAGAGCCGCGACGGCGACGCTGTGCACGGCTCCTACTCGCTGGTGCAGCCTGATGGTTCCGTCCGCAGCGTGCACTACACCGCTGACGACCATCATgg tttCAACGCCGTAGTCCACAACTCCGCACCTTCCGTGCACCCATACGCAGCTTACCCTCATCACTACTGA
- the LOC119831549 gene encoding cuticle protein 7-like, producing MFSKIIAFGAFLAAAKAGLHGHAVSSQSIVHHGAGHYAPLAAAPLAYGHYAAPSHQYEGHDIYAHPKYDFAYSVADPHTGDHKSQHESRDGDAVHGSYSLVQPDGSVRNVHYTADDHHGFNAVVHNSAPSVHPHAAYPHHY from the exons ATGTTCAGCAAA ATCATTGCTTTCGGTGCATTCCTAGCCGCCGCTAAGGCCGGTCTCCATGGACACGCCGTGTCATCTCAAAGCATCGTGCATCACGGTGCGGGACATTACGCCCCTCTCGCTGCGGCCCCATTAGCTTACGGACATTACGCCGCCCCTTCCCACCAATATGAAGGACATGACATCTAC GCGCACCCGAAATACGACTTCGCGTACTCGGTGGCGGACCCGCACACGGGCGACCACAAGTCACAGCACGAGAGCCGCGACGGCGACGCGGTGCACGGCTCCTACTCCCTGGTGCAGCCCGACGGCTCCGTCCGCAACGTGCACTACACCGCTGACGACCATCACGG ttTCAACGCCGTAGTGCATAACTCCGCGCCTTCCGTGCACCCGCACGCCGCGTACCCTCATCACTACTGA
- the LOC119831548 gene encoding cuticle protein 8-like: MFSKIVAFGAMIAAANAGYYAHGPAFSSQSIVRHDEGLGHFAAPAHYAVPLAYAAPLAHYAAPVAYGAYDGHDEYAHPKYDFAYSVADPHTGDHKSQHESRDGDAVHGSYSLVQPDGSVRQVDYTADDHSGFNAVVHTSGPSLHPQPAYHHY; this comes from the exons atgttcaGCAAA ATCGTAGCTTTTGGAGCCATGATAGCGGCAGCCAACGCTGGGTATTATGCCCATGGCCCAGCCTTTTCCTCTCAAAGCATCGTGCGTCATGACGAAGGTCTGGGACACTTCGCTGCACCAGCCCACTATGCTGTGCCTTTGGCCTACGCTGCACCACTCGCTCATTATGCTGCCCCAGTAGCTTATGGAGCGTATGATGGCCATGatgaatat gCGCACCCGAAATACGACTTCGCGTACTCGGTGGCGGACCCACACACAGGGGACCACAAGTCGCAGCACGAGAGCCGCGACGGCGACGCTGTGCACGGCTCCTACTCACTCGTGCAGCCCGACGGCTCCGTCCGTCAAGTTGATTACACCGCTGACGATCACTCTGg GTTCAACGCCGTCGTCCATACCTCTGGTCCCTCTCTACACCCCCAGCCCGCCTATcaccattattaa
- the LOC119831311 gene encoding uncharacterized protein LOC119831311 has protein sequence MTPRIAFVSLLSVLCLFDGCLCATYSNVFVRGGSEIVPLEYINYGAPQVAQISAAPIDSVVSLQNTLNPCVINAPIPALAPIGSTANAQIVAYKPPVANVPVVLANKDDTFGYQYSYAVYDDGTGDKKTQSEQSDGSVVQGQYSFIQPDGYRRDVVYTADDLKGFNAVVKTVSPEPEIINKDVAVEPAEINGTPCKEPNKEQLVEAPRDEGKTTEPLEEVTEAVDNNETKSDEKSTEEVTAPSTEASTSTDPEPNVVVSYSDFINCLQSKRIAGAKSAVSPLTYILIPSLNGRQKSCSGPLTSINSDLFYTTHKMFSKIVAFGAFLAAANAYGHGHAVSSQSIVHHGGHYGAPLAHAAPLAHAAPLAYAPVAYAAPVAHYDGHDTYAHPKYDFAYSVADPHTGDHKSQHESRDGDAVHGSYSLVQPDGSVRSVHYTADDHNGFNAVVHNSAPSVHPAPAYHHY, from the exons ATGACTCCTAGA ATTGCATTTGTGAGCTTGCTCTCAGTCCTTTGCCTTTTTGATGGGTGTTTATGCGCTACATACTCAAATGTCTTTGTTCGTGGCGGCTCTGAAATTGTACCTTTAGAATACATCAATTATGGTGCGCCTCAAGTAGCCCAAATATCTGCAGCTCCTATTGATTCGGTAGTTTCGTTACAAAATACCCTAAACCCTTGCGTCATCAACGCGCCGATCCCCGCGTTGGCGCCAATAGGTTCCACGGCTAATGCTCAAATTGTTGCTTACAAGCCACCGGTCGCTAATGTGCCTGTCGTATTAGCCAATAAGGAT GATACATTTGGTTACCAATATTCGTATGCAGTTTACGATGATGGCACGGGTGATAAGAAGACACAAAGTGAACAAAGCGATGGCTCAGTAGTTCAAGGACAGTACTCTTTTATTCAACCTGATGGTTACAGACGAGATGTCGTTTACACAGCTGATGACTTGAAAGG ATTTAACGCCGTTGTAAAAACGGTATCACCTGAACccgaaattattaataaggaCGTAGCAGTGGAACCAGCTGAAATTAATGGGACACCTTGCAAGGAACCAAACAAAGAACAATTAGTAGAAGCACCGAGAGACGAAGGCAAAACAACTGAGCCGTTAGAAGAAGTTACGGAAGCTGTagataataatgaaacaaagaGTGATGAAAAATCAACCGAAGAAGTAACTGCTCCTAGCACAGAAGCATCAACATCTACAGATCCAGAGCCAAATGTTGTAGTATCATATagcgattttataaattgcctTCAATCTAAAAGGATAGCGGGTGCAAAGAGTGCAGTTTCTCCTTTGACGTACATCCTCATTCCATCCCTGAATGGACGACAAAAATCTTGTT CTGGACCGTTGACATCAATCAACtctgatttgttttatacaacacACAAAATGTTCAGCAAA ATCGTAGCTTTCGGCGCCTTCTTGGCTGCGGCCAACGCTTATGGACACGGCCACGCCGTATCCTCCCAAAGCATTGTTCACCACGGTGGACACTATGGTGCTCCTCTGGCCCATGCCGCCCCATTGGCTCATGCTGCACCTTTGGCATACGCTCCCGTAGCATACGCTGCTCCTGTCGCACACTACGACGGTCATGACACCTAT GCGCACCCGAAATACGACTTCGCGTACTCGGTAGCGGACCCACACACGGGGGACCACAAGTCGCAGCACGAGAGCCGCGACGGCGACGCGGTGCACGGCTCCTACTCGCTGGTGCAGCCTGACGGCTCCGTCCGCAGCGTGCACTACACCGCTGATGACCACAATGG ATTCAACGCAGTTGTCCACAACTCCGCCCCATCAGTGCACCCCGCCCCAGCCTACCACCATTACTAA
- the LOC119831554 gene encoding cuticle protein 19-like, producing the protein MFAKGAVILSVVAVAAAGLLAGHGYAGESYGHEAVAYAPIAQVAAYEAHDQHVDYHAHPKYDYSYSVSDPHTGDHKTQHEARDGDVVHGEYSLLQPDGSFRKVTYTADDHNGFNAIVHNTAPVHPEYHH; encoded by the exons ATGTTCGCCAAA GGCGCAGTTATCCTCTCCGTGGTAGCAGTTGCAGCCGCCGGGCTGCTGGCGGGGCACGGCTATGCCGGCGAGAGCTACGGCCACGAGGCTGTCGCGTACGCACCAATCGCACAAGTCGCGGCCTATGAAGCCCATGATCAACACGTGGACTATCAT GCCCATCCTAAATACGACTATTCATACTCCGTGTCGGACCCTCACACCGGCGACCACAAGACCCAGCACGAGGCGCGCGACGGTGACGTCGTTCATGGTGAATACTCCCTCCTGCAACCTGATGGCTCCTTCCGCAAGGTCACCTACACCGCTGATGACCACAACGG CTTCAACGCGATAGTTCACAACACCGCACCCGTTCACCCTGAGTACCACCACTAA